One window of the Candidozyma auris chromosome 6, complete sequence genome contains the following:
- the SUP35 gene encoding translation termination factor GTPase eRF3, protein MSDQYNQDKLSQDFSKQNLEDNSQQYQGFNPNTSTFVPQGGYAQYQQGAQGQYNQYNQYQNYGNSGRGGYSGGYGRGGYNNYNQGGYQQGYNQYQQGGYQQGGYQQGGYQQGGYQQGGYQQGGYNNYGGYNSNYGQYQGYGEPQQPPQQQGMSLADFQKKQQASAPAAAKPKRTLKLATSSSVKLVNNTKAAAVQEEKKEEPKEEKKEEKKPEAAKDEPKEQKKESTPAPAASSPSVGGNAGSSKSSAAPSANASKTASKTATPATPVPSADAVARQQEDEVDEEVIKDMFGGKDHLSIIFMGHVDAGKSTMGGNILYLTGAVDKRTVDKYEKEAKDAGRQGWYLSWVMDTNKEERSDGKTIEVGKAYFETEKRRYTILDAPGHKMYVSEMIGGASQADVGILVISARKGEYETGFEKGGQTREHALLAKTQGVNKIVVVVNKMDDPTVGWAEDRYKNCTTKVAQFLKGIGYQKDDILFMPVSGYTGAGLKDRVDPKECPWYSGPSLLEFLDNMKTVNRFVNAPFMLPVAAKMKDMGCVVEGKVESGHVKKNSTLLMMPNRTSVEVSNIYNETEQEVETAMCGEQIRMKIKGVEEEDIAPGYVLTSPKNPVKTVTKFEAQIAIVELKSILSNGFSCVMHLHTAVEEVRFVELKHKLEKGTNRKSKKPPAFAKKGMKIIAILETPEPVCAETYNDYQQLGRFTLRDQGVTIAIGKITKLL, encoded by the coding sequence ATGTCGGACCAGTATAACCAGGACAAATTGAGCCAGGATTTCAGTAAACAGAACTTGGAAGATAATAGCCAACAATACCAGGGTTTCAACCCCAACACCCTGACCTTCGTTCCTCAAGGCGGCTACGCTCAATACCAGCAGGGCGCCCAAGGCCAGTACAACCAGTACAACCAGTACCAGAACTACGGCAACAGTGGGCGTGGAGGATACTCTGGCGGATACGGTAGAGGCGGCTACAACAACTACAACCAAGGTGGCTACCAGCAAGGTTACAACCAGTATCAGCAGGGAGGGTACCAGCAGGGAGGGTACCAGCAGGGAGGGTACCAGCAGGGAGGGTACCAGCAGGGAGGGTACCAACAGGGAGGTTACAATAACTACGGAGGCTACAACTCTAACTACGGCCAGTACCAAGGATATGGAGagcctcagcagcctcctcAGCAGCAAGGCATGTCATTGGCTGATTTTCAGAAAAAGCAGCAGGCTTCTGCTCCAGCTGCCGCGAAGCCCAAGAGGACATTAAAATTGGCTACCAGCTCGTCGGTGAAGTTggtcaacaacaccaaggCTGCTGCCGTCcaggaggaaaaaaaggaagagcccaaagaggaaaagaaggaggagaagaagccagaggCTGCCAAGGACGAACCAAAGGaacagaagaaggagtccACCCCGGCTCCTGCAGCATCCTCTCCTAGTGTTGGTGGTAATGCTGGGTCTTCCAAGTCTTCTGCTGCACCCTCTGCAAATGCCTCTAAAACTGCCAGCAAGACTGCCACTCCTGCTACCCCAGTGCCTTCTGCAGATGCTGTTGCTAGACAACAGGAGGATGAGGTTGACGAGGAAGTTATCAAGGATATGTTTGGCGGCAAAGACCATCTTTCTATCATTTTTATGGGACATGTCGATGCCGGTAAGAGTACCATGGGTGGTAACATCTTGTACTTGACTGGTGCTGTGGACAAGAGAACCGTTGACAAATACGAGAAAGAGGCTAAGGATGCTGGTAGACAGGGCTGGTACCTTTCTTGGGTTATGGACACCAATAAGGAAGAAAGATCTGACGGTAAGACAATTGAGGTTGGTAAGGCATACTTCGAGActgaaaagagaaggtaTACCATCTTGGATGCCCCAGGACACAAGATGTACGTTTCCGAGATGATTGGTGGTGCTTCACAGGCCGATGTCGGTATTCTCGTTATTTCTGCCAGAAAGGGTGAGTACGAGACCGGTTTCGAAAAGGGCGGTCAGACCAGAGAACACGCTCTTTTGGCTAAGACTCAGGGTGTGAACAAGATCGTCGTCGTGGTCAACAAGATGGACGACCCCACCGTGGGCTGGGCTGAAGACAGATACAAGAATTGTACCACCAAGGTGGCTCAGTTCCTCAAGGGTATCGGCTACCAGAAAGATGACATCCTTTTCATGCCAGTTTCTGGTTACACAGGGGCTGGTCTTAAGGACAGAGTCGATCCTAAAGAGTGCCCGTGGTACAGTGGTCCATctcttttggaattctTGGACAACATGAAGACAGTCAATCGTTTTGTGAATGCTCCATTCATGTTGCCAGTAGCAGCCAAGATGAAGGATATGGGTtgtgttgttgaaggtaAGGTTGAGTCTGGTcatgtcaagaagaactccACCTTGTTAATGATGCCTAACAGGACAAGCGTCGAAGTCTCGAACATCTACAACGAGACCGAACAAGAAGTCGAAACTGCCATGTGTGGTGAGCAGATTCGTATGAAGATCAAGGGTGTCGAGGAGGAGGATATTGCTCCGGGTTACGTGTTGACATCTCCAAAGAATCCTGTGAAAACTGTCACCAAGTTTGAAGCCCAAATTGCCATAGTCGAGTTGAAGTCGATTTTGTCTAACGGTTTCTCTTGTGTGATGCACTTGCATACTGCGGTCGAAGAGGTTCGTTTTGTCGAATTGAAGcacaagttggagaagggCACGAATAGAAAGTCCAAGAAGCCTCCAGCCTTCGCCAAGAAGGGTATGAAGATCATCGCTATCTTAGAAACCCCAGAGCCAGTGTGTGCCGAAACCTACAATGACTACCAGCAGTTGGGTAGATTCACATTGAGAGACCAGGGTGTGACTATCGCTATTGGTAAGatcaccaagttgttgtaA
- the IPK2 gene encoding inositol polyphosphate multikinase, producing the protein MRTVRTSPVYIDFTYISQMEGFVPSKHQAAGHDGCLTAGAVFAKLTNQQEIDFYESTAPPTEELPQGSHLSHWMPIYMGTLNEGVIEADEQMTTIVADEIKDIEEVKRKTPASDKKYIVLSNLYHGFLRPSILDIKLGKVLVDDTVSEEKKLRLDKVSASTTSGSLHFRICGMKIHKAGDKPLPKIFPGMEKTVTEDEESVSFDKFYGRSLTTANIDDGVDQFFAFVQDKTQKKLLLNRFLQRLQLLYNCLLDTEVRIISGSLFFVIESDPQRWRDALKDEKSYYALDPLLREYDEDESDSDEENHLKNLPLSSLHMIDFAHAKYTKGEGYDENIIVGVENLIGVFERLLQKCN; encoded by the coding sequence ATGCGCACTGTACGTACATCTCCAGTGTACATCGACTTCACCTATATCTCACAAATGGAGGGCTTTGTGCCGCTGAAGCATCAGGCAGCTGGCCACGATGGGTGTTTGACGGCGGGTGCTGTTTTTGCCAAACTCACCAATCAGCAGGAAATTGACTTTTACGAGCTGACAGCGCCTCCAACCGAAGAGCTTCCTCAGGGTAGCCATTTGAGCCACTGGATGCCTATTTACATGGGCACGTTGAACGAAGGTGTGATTGAGGCGGATGAGCAGATGACGACAATTGTAGCAGACGAAATCAAGGATATCGAGGAGGTAAAACGCAAAACACCTGCGTCGGATAAGAAGTATATTGTCTTGCTGAACTTGTACCATGGGTTCTTACGTCCGTCAATCTTGGACATCAAGCTTGGAAAGGTACTTGTGGATGACACTGTGAgtgaggagaagaaattACGTTTGGACAAGGTGAGCGCTTCCACAACGAGTGGATCGTTGCACTTCAGAATCTGCGGCATGAAGATCCATAAGGCTGGTGATAAGCCGCTTCCAAAAATTTTCCCGGGAATGGAGAAGACAGTCactgaagatgaagagagcGTTCTGTTTGATAAGTTTTACGGGCGCTCCTTGACAACGGCCAACATAGATGACGGGGTGGATCAGTTTTTTGCATTTGTACAAGACAAGACCCAGAAAAAGTTGCTTCTCAACAGGTTTCTTCAGCGTCTTCAGCTACTATACAATTGTCTCTTGGATACAGAGGTTCGCATAATATCAGGTTCACTTTTCTTCGTTATCGAGAGTGATCCTCAGAGATGGAGGGATGCATTGAAGGATGAGAAATCCTATTACGCCTTGGACCCTCTACTACGAGAGtatgatgaggatgagagCGATTCAGACgaagaaaatcatcttAAAAACCTTCCTCTAAGTAGTCTACATATGATAGACTTTGCGCATGCCAAGTATACAAAAGGCGAAGGATACGACGAGAACATCATAGTTGGAGTCGAGAATTTGATAGGCgtttttgaaagacttcttcaaaaatgcaattAG